The following proteins come from a genomic window of Chloracidobacterium sp.:
- a CDS encoding LPS-assembly protein LptD, producing MRFYKTFHLFPLVILLFINIGIAQQPNPVERQVTNPITDTPNINPVSAAQDISAPKPKKPTVAPEGGDGEVVVYSERQTVEGEEGKRIITYIGNVDVRYGIYRMQAEKITLYEAEDKLDAEGSVIFDQGDDQRITGAKAIWNLKTKLGVFEDSTGFTNQTNDGTVLYFTADRVERVSLTEVVVTKGKFTACDEAVPKWSFTADEARIKVNDRVKLKNAKFRLSDIPIVPVPFASIPIKERDRASGFLTPTIGYSRNKGLRLSGAYYLTLGRSADVTIRTDVYTSRGVGYGLDVRTRANSRSYLNFGFYAVKDRIFGKSASEQYPDQGGTILYAEGVQYFPNGFTAAVDVRLTSNLAFRQVFSDGVQQIISPIEVSQAFVNKSWSNYTMNLLARSQVISIPNVRVKTRNLPSVNFEKRPSMLSFLKPVYFSFKTSVEGVSRREEVDDLGQYQKATGGDPVVSPAIGQRFDVYPQVTLPISTKYINFTATGSMRVTYYSNSFNDMRQVVGRDVIRKYGEFEFDIRPVALARNFYGKGGAFRFRHVIEPYATYRYIKGVDNFNRIIRFDHLDTISDTNEIEIGLINRVYTRKYAEAVTSDAQLKLRDAASTADKPLSTQPYEIFSLAIRGKYFFDKTFGDALVPGQRNQIAPITALSFYTFGGVPRRFSPLSVDMTYRPRRTIFVNARADVSTSGDALRTVSATVGYDTPLLKFFQTFYYTRAIDLVPSLAQFADRNGKEPGTLRGSQWSPSVFVGNRDKGLYGGASVFFDFENRRATRLSPLISSLYTLGYAGNCCAVAVQYYTFNVGARNENRIVFSFRLNGIGSFGTEQFGQGLR from the coding sequence ATGCGTTTTTACAAGACCTTCCATCTTTTCCCGCTAGTGATCCTCCTGTTCATCAATATCGGGATCGCTCAGCAGCCGAATCCCGTCGAAAGGCAAGTCACCAACCCGATAACTGATACACCGAACATAAATCCGGTTTCCGCTGCTCAGGATATTTCAGCACCCAAGCCTAAAAAGCCGACGGTCGCTCCGGAGGGCGGAGACGGCGAGGTGGTCGTGTATTCAGAGCGGCAGACGGTCGAAGGCGAGGAAGGGAAACGCATTATCACATATATCGGGAACGTCGACGTACGATATGGCATTTACCGGATGCAGGCCGAGAAGATAACGCTTTACGAAGCTGAAGACAAGTTGGACGCCGAAGGAAGCGTTATATTCGATCAGGGCGATGATCAGCGTATCACCGGTGCGAAAGCGATCTGGAATCTGAAGACCAAACTGGGTGTGTTTGAGGATTCGACCGGCTTTACCAATCAGACGAATGACGGGACGGTATTGTATTTTACGGCAGATCGCGTCGAGCGTGTTTCCTTGACCGAGGTCGTCGTTACAAAAGGCAAGTTCACCGCCTGCGACGAAGCCGTTCCAAAATGGTCATTCACGGCCGACGAGGCCCGGATAAAGGTCAACGATCGCGTAAAACTGAAAAACGCGAAATTTCGGCTGAGCGATATTCCGATCGTTCCCGTGCCATTTGCGTCGATCCCGATAAAGGAACGCGACCGGGCGAGCGGATTTCTGACGCCGACGATCGGTTATTCCCGGAACAAAGGCCTTCGTCTTTCCGGAGCGTATTATTTGACGCTTGGGCGATCTGCCGACGTAACGATAAGGACCGATGTATATACCTCACGCGGGGTCGGGTACGGCCTTGATGTCCGCACGCGTGCGAATTCGCGTTCGTATCTCAATTTTGGTTTCTATGCCGTAAAGGACCGCATTTTCGGCAAATCGGCCAGTGAGCAATATCCCGATCAGGGCGGAACGATCCTGTATGCCGAAGGGGTTCAGTATTTCCCAAATGGCTTTACCGCAGCTGTCGATGTCAGGCTTACATCGAATCTCGCGTTTCGGCAGGTCTTTTCAGATGGCGTTCAACAGATAATTTCGCCGATCGAAGTTTCGCAGGCTTTTGTAAACAAGAGCTGGAGCAACTATACGATGAACCTGCTGGCAAGGTCTCAGGTCATATCGATCCCGAACGTCAGGGTCAAGACCCGTAATCTTCCGAGCGTCAATTTCGAGAAGCGACCGTCGATGCTTTCGTTCCTCAAACCGGTCTATTTTTCGTTCAAGACGAGCGTTGAGGGCGTCTCACGGCGTGAAGAGGTCGATGATCTCGGCCAATATCAAAAGGCGACAGGGGGCGACCCCGTAGTCTCACCCGCGATCGGCCAGCGGTTCGACGTCTACCCGCAGGTGACGCTTCCGATCAGTACTAAGTATATAAATTTTACGGCTACCGGCTCGATGCGGGTCACCTACTATTCGAACTCGTTCAACGACATGCGCCAGGTTGTAGGACGCGATGTGATAAGAAAGTACGGCGAATTCGAATTTGATATCAGACCCGTTGCACTCGCCCGCAATTTCTACGGCAAAGGCGGAGCGTTTCGCTTTCGTCATGTGATCGAACCTTACGCCACGTATCGTTACATTAAGGGCGTCGACAATTTTAACCGGATCATCAGGTTCGACCATTTGGACACCATCAGCGACACTAACGAGATCGAAATTGGTCTGATCAACCGGGTATACACACGTAAGTACGCAGAAGCTGTTACAAGCGATGCTCAGTTGAAGCTGCGAGACGCTGCAAGCACGGCAGACAAACCGCTATCTACTCAGCCGTACGAGATATTTAGCCTCGCGATACGCGGAAAGTACTTTTTCGACAAGACCTTCGGTGATGCGTTGGTTCCCGGCCAGCGAAATCAGATCGCTCCGATCACCGCTTTGAGCTTCTACACCTTTGGCGGGGTGCCGAGAAGATTTTCACCTCTCAGCGTTGATATGACCTACCGGCCGAGGCGAACGATTTTTGTCAACGCCAGGGCGGACGTCAGTACATCGGGCGACGCCTTGCGGACCGTATCGGCCACGGTCGGCTACGATACGCCACTGCTGAAGTTTTTCCAGACGTTCTATTACACGAGGGCCATTGACCTTGTTCCATCACTCGCTCAATTCGCCGATCGAAACGGAAAAGAACCGGGGACACTGCGAGGTTCGCAATGGAGCCCATCGGTGTTTGTAGGGAATCGCGATAAGGGCCTTTATGGCGGGGCATCGGTCTTTTTCGATTTTGAAAACCGCCGGGCAACACGTCTATCACCGTTAATAAGCTCTCTGTATACCTTGGGTTACGCCGGTAATTGCTGTGCGGTTGCAGTTCAGTATTACACCTTCAATGTTGGTGCTCGAAACGAGAATAGGATCGTATTCAGCTTCAGATTGAATGGGATCGGGAGTTTCGGTACCGAGCAATTCGGTCAGGGATTAAGGTGA
- a CDS encoding sorbosone dehydrogenase family protein, translated as MFKDYTKQVAAAAFILSSPVLAVICQTPSPTPLPIAATLPKIVETQRPLVTSIDPAKLPAPFHTESARRPSRVIPQPADATLTVPKGFKVNVFAEGDFTYPRWMALAPNGDVFVADSRANRVVVLRDANKDGKADQRWVWSAKLAQPFGMAFHGDWFYVANTDSVVRFRYKTGQTEAVGDPERIVELTAGGYNQHWTRNVIFSPDGKKMFVSIGSATNVSVEDDPRRAAISVYDPDGKNHRIYAGGLRNPIGLAWNPKTGELWTAVNERDGLGDDLVPDYATSVKEGGFYGWPYSYIGQNEDPRRKGESPDHVKRSIVPDVLFTSHVAALGIEFYTGKMFPKEYRGDAFVAFHGSWNRAKLSGYTVVRIKFDDKGKLEANAYEDFVSGWLPNPDSNEVWGRPVGLLVNSDGSLLITDDGGRKIWRVSYGASR; from the coding sequence ATGTTTAAGGATTATACCAAACAAGTTGCCGCAGCAGCATTCATATTGTCCTCTCCGGTCTTGGCCGTCATTTGCCAAACGCCCTCGCCGACGCCTTTACCGATCGCCGCGACGCTGCCGAAGATCGTCGAAACACAACGTCCGCTTGTCACATCGATCGATCCAGCAAAGCTGCCCGCACCGTTTCATACCGAGAGTGCCCGGCGGCCTTCGCGTGTCATACCGCAGCCGGCAGATGCGACCCTGACGGTCCCGAAAGGCTTTAAGGTCAACGTCTTTGCCGAGGGCGATTTCACATATCCAAGGTGGATGGCCCTTGCCCCGAATGGCGACGTCTTTGTTGCCGATTCGCGTGCGAACCGCGTCGTCGTACTGCGCGATGCGAATAAGGACGGCAAGGCAGACCAGCGTTGGGTCTGGTCGGCTAAGCTCGCACAGCCTTTTGGGATGGCCTTTCACGGCGATTGGTTCTATGTTGCGAACACCGATTCGGTTGTCCGGTTCCGGTATAAGACCGGACAGACCGAAGCCGTCGGCGACCCCGAACGCATCGTCGAGCTAACCGCCGGCGGTTATAACCAGCATTGGACACGCAACGTGATATTCTCGCCCGATGGCAAAAAGATGTTTGTCTCGATCGGTTCGGCGACCAACGTTTCGGTCGAGGACGATCCGCGTCGTGCGGCCATCTCGGTCTACGATCCCGACGGCAAAAACCACAGGATCTACGCCGGCGGACTCAGAAACCCGATCGGGCTGGCGTGGAATCCGAAGACCGGAGAGTTGTGGACCGCGGTCAACGAACGCGACGGCCTTGGCGACGACCTCGTCCCCGATTATGCGACAAGCGTGAAAGAAGGCGGCTTTTACGGCTGGCCCTATTCCTACATCGGCCAGAATGAGGATCCGCGTCGAAAGGGCGAATCGCCCGACCACGTCAAGCGATCGATCGTTCCCGACGTCCTCTTCACCTCGCACGTTGCCGCACTCGGGATCGAGTTCTACACCGGAAAGATGTTCCCGAAGGAATATCGCGGCGATGCTTTCGTCGCTTTTCACGGTTCGTGGAACAGGGCAAAGCTGTCAGGCTATACGGTCGTCCGCATCAAGTTTGACGACAAAGGAAAGCTCGAAGCGAATGCATACGAAGACTTCGTCTCAGGCTGGCTGCCGAACCCAGATTCGAACGAGGTCTGGGGCCGTCCGGTAGGCCTGCTCGTCAATTCCGACGGTTCGCTTCTCATCACCGACGATGGCGGTCGCAAGATTTGGCGGGTGAGCTACGGTGCAAGCCGCTGA
- a CDS encoding YraN family protein — protein sequence MLQQDIRPDDSSSSYLGLKGEKLAADHLESQGYRLVVSNFQVPVGRNSRGVQVTGEIDIVALDADVLCFIEVKTRRSAQFGGPLTAVDLRKQRQITRTARAYRRIFRVFEMDHRFDVVTVLIERGSSPKIELVKGYWSESRFRKQYWSGDIL from the coding sequence GTGTTACAACAGGATATACGCCCGGATGACAGCAGTTCAAGTTACCTTGGTCTGAAAGGCGAAAAGCTTGCCGCCGATCATCTGGAAAGCCAGGGCTACCGGCTTGTTGTGTCGAATTTTCAAGTTCCGGTCGGCCGCAATTCGAGGGGTGTGCAGGTGACAGGCGAGATCGACATCGTCGCACTCGATGCCGACGTGCTTTGCTTCATCGAGGTAAAGACGCGTCGCTCGGCGCAGTTCGGCGGTCCGCTTACAGCCGTCGATCTTCGAAAGCAACGCCAGATCACCCGAACCGCACGGGCTTACCGCAGGATCTTTCGCGTATTCGAAATGGATCACCGTTTCGATGTGGTCACGGTCCTGATCGAAAGAGGTTCGAGCCCGAAGATCGAACTCGTAAAGGGATATTGGTCGGAAAGCAGGTTTCGCAAACAATATTGGAGTGGCGATATCTTATAA
- a CDS encoding methylmalonyl-CoA mutase family protein, protein MATEIKEALMAAEAEKARWEAETLQKVLDKTAERKRSFEGVSLEPVERLYTEADSEGMDIGFPGEFPYTRGIHPTGYRGKLWTMRQFAGFSSPENTNARFKYLLEHGQTGLSVAYDLPALMGLDADSPLSEGEVGKCGVAVSSLADFEVLFDGIPLDQVTVSQTINAPAPIFLAMYLVVAEKQKADFNKISGTLQNDILKEYIAQKEWIYPIKPAMKLVIDTFEYTTKHVPKYNPISISGYHIREAGATALQELAFTLRDGVEYVQYGVDRGMDVDEFVPRLSFFFNAHNDFFEEIAKYRAARVVWAKTMKERFGAKNPRTMQMRFHTQTAGVSLTVQQPLINIARVAIQALAGVLGGTQSLHTDSYDEALALPTDEAALIALRTQQIIAEETGVANTVDPLGGSYYVESLTQKMIDGCLDYFDKIDGFGGMVEAVEAGFPQREIQESAYLYQKAVERGEQTIVGVNKYTMDEDAGKYNILQIDEAVRDHQLERLAHVKATRDNGAVAIALDKLKLAASSGDNTMPSIIEAVAAYATVEEICVALRDVYGIYEEPAF, encoded by the coding sequence ATGGCAACCGAGATCAAAGAAGCATTAATGGCAGCTGAGGCCGAGAAGGCACGTTGGGAAGCGGAGACGCTGCAGAAGGTATTGGACAAGACCGCTGAGCGAAAGCGTTCGTTCGAAGGTGTCAGCCTCGAACCGGTCGAACGCCTATACACCGAAGCCGATTCCGAAGGTATGGATATCGGCTTCCCCGGCGAGTTCCCTTACACACGCGGAATACACCCTACTGGTTATCGTGGCAAGCTCTGGACGATGCGTCAGTTCGCGGGCTTTTCTTCGCCTGAGAATACCAACGCTCGCTTCAAGTATCTGCTCGAACACGGCCAGACCGGATTGTCGGTAGCCTACGACCTTCCGGCGTTGATGGGCCTTGATGCCGACTCGCCGTTGAGCGAAGGCGAGGTCGGAAAATGCGGGGTCGCGGTTTCATCCCTTGCCGATTTCGAAGTGCTTTTCGACGGCATTCCGCTCGATCAGGTGACCGTCTCGCAGACGATCAACGCTCCGGCCCCGATCTTCCTTGCGATGTATCTGGTCGTGGCCGAAAAGCAGAAGGCTGATTTCAACAAGATCTCGGGCACGCTGCAGAACGACATTCTTAAGGAATATATCGCTCAGAAAGAGTGGATCTATCCGATAAAACCGGCGATGAAGCTGGTCATCGATACGTTCGAATACACGACCAAGCACGTTCCGAAATACAACCCGATCTCGATCTCCGGTTACCACATCCGCGAAGCCGGTGCGACGGCTTTGCAGGAGCTTGCGTTCACCCTGCGTGACGGCGTCGAGTACGTCCAATACGGCGTCGATCGCGGTATGGACGTTGATGAATTCGTCCCGAGGCTGTCGTTCTTCTTTAATGCTCACAACGACTTTTTCGAAGAGATCGCAAAGTATCGTGCGGCTCGCGTCGTCTGGGCAAAGACGATGAAGGAACGCTTTGGTGCAAAGAATCCGCGGACGATGCAGATGCGGTTTCACACACAGACCGCGGGCGTTTCCTTGACCGTCCAGCAGCCGCTGATCAACATTGCACGCGTCGCCATTCAGGCTCTTGCCGGCGTGCTCGGGGGAACGCAGTCGCTCCACACCGATTCTTACGACGAAGCCCTTGCCCTGCCGACGGATGAGGCCGCACTCATCGCTCTCCGGACACAGCAGATAATCGCCGAGGAAACCGGCGTTGCCAACACGGTCGACCCGCTCGGCGGCAGCTATTATGTCGAATCGCTGACCCAAAAGATGATCGATGGCTGTCTTGATTATTTCGACAAGATCGACGGATTCGGCGGGATGGTAGAGGCCGTTGAGGCGGGCTTCCCGCAGCGTGAGATACAGGAATCCGCCTATCTCTATCAGAAAGCCGTCGAACGCGGCGAGCAGACCATCGTCGGCGTCAACAAATACACGATGGATGAGGATGCCGGAAAATACAACATCCTCCAGATCGACGAAGCCGTTCGCGACCACCAGCTTGAACGGCTGGCTCACGTCAAGGCAACCCGCGATAATGGTGCCGTCGCGATCGCTCTCGATAAGCTGAAACTTGCCGCCAGTTCGGGTGACAATACGATGCCTTCGATCATCGAGGCCGTCGCCGCCTACGCTACCGTCGAAGAGATATGCGTCGCGTTGCGAGATGTTTACGGCATTTACGAGGAGCCGGCTTTTTAA
- a CDS encoding sigma-54-dependent Fis family transcriptional regulator, with amino-acid sequence MAGQNILIVEDEELMRSILRRLLEAEGFAVLTADSAETALRIFSSAEVSVTLSDIKMAGMDGIELLDQIKTIDRDALVIIMTAFSSVDSAIAALRKGAYDYITKPFVNDDLVKTVRNAIAQHDLFRENRALRRELNRESKFDEMIGKSTGLKGVTELIEKIADTNTTVLIQGESGTGKELVARALHFNSRRAGHPFLAVNCGAIPEDLLESELFGHSKGAFTGAVNDKAGLFRAASGGTVFLDEIAELPLALQSKLLRAIQEREVTPVGTSTPVKFDARIVAATNRDLEKEVNDGRFREDLFYRLNVVEIDLPSLRERTEDIPLLVRYFSGRTARGQNLPEKPITIPAMEALTAYAWPGNIRELENAVERAFILSGDEITVADLPKKVVSDTFKQVRQDVEMRSLEDVERDYVAEVMTAFDNDKVRAARVLGIDLSTLYRKLKRYDEI; translated from the coding sequence ATGGCGGGACAAAACATTCTTATAGTTGAGGATGAGGAATTGATGCGTTCGATCCTCAGACGCCTATTGGAGGCCGAAGGATTTGCCGTATTGACCGCCGATAGTGCCGAAACCGCATTGCGGATATTCTCTTCCGCAGAGGTCTCTGTGACACTTTCAGACATCAAGATGGCGGGAATGGATGGTATTGAGCTGCTCGACCAGATCAAGACGATCGACCGCGATGCCCTTGTTATAATCATGACAGCCTTTTCGTCAGTTGATTCGGCGATCGCGGCTCTCAGGAAAGGTGCCTACGATTACATTACCAAGCCGTTCGTCAACGACGATCTGGTCAAGACGGTTCGCAACGCTATCGCCCAACACGACCTGTTTAGGGAGAACCGGGCATTGCGGCGTGAGTTGAATCGGGAATCCAAATTCGATGAGATGATCGGCAAAAGCACCGGCCTTAAAGGCGTCACGGAGCTTATCGAAAAGATAGCTGACACGAACACGACCGTATTGATCCAGGGTGAAAGCGGCACCGGGAAAGAACTCGTCGCTCGTGCACTCCATTTCAACAGCCGCCGAGCGGGCCATCCCTTTCTCGCAGTCAATTGCGGGGCGATACCCGAAGATCTTCTCGAAAGCGAACTTTTCGGCCACTCAAAAGGAGCGTTCACTGGTGCGGTCAACGACAAGGCCGGGCTCTTTCGTGCTGCATCGGGCGGAACCGTATTTCTCGACGAGATCGCCGAACTTCCCTTGGCATTGCAATCGAAACTGCTGCGAGCGATACAGGAACGCGAGGTGACGCCGGTCGGCACCTCGACACCGGTCAAGTTTGATGCAAGGATCGTCGCCGCGACCAATCGCGACCTCGAAAAGGAGGTAAATGACGGCAGGTTTCGCGAAGATCTCTTCTACAGGCTCAACGTGGTCGAGATCGATCTGCCTTCGCTTCGCGAACGAACCGAAGACATCCCGCTGCTTGTACGCTATTTTTCCGGGCGAACGGCTCGAGGTCAGAATCTGCCCGAAAAACCGATCACGATCCCGGCAATGGAGGCCCTAACGGCCTACGCGTGGCCGGGGAATATTCGTGAACTCGAAAATGCGGTCGAGCGGGCCTTCATCCTTAGCGGTGATGAGATCACGGTCGCTGATCTTCCAAAGAAAGTGGTTTCTGATACATTCAAGCAGGTACGGCAAGATGTTGAGATGCGGTCACTTGAGGACGTCGAGCGTGATTACGTTGCTGAGGTAATGACAGCGTTTGACAATGATAAGGTTCGAGCGGCGAGGGTCCTTGGTATCGATCTTTCTACGCTTTACCGGAAGCTCAAACGTTACGACGAGATCTGA
- a CDS encoding MFS transporter: METTEKTVLRTNAVWFALVVLFAINTINFFDRQILGAVGEPIRKEFGLSDASLGLLGTAFTLLYALVGIPLGRLADKIGRKSILSAGVFAWSLMTAASGLAQNFWHIFALRLGVGVGEASCAPAATSLIGDLFPPSWRAKALSIFMLGLPVGVALSFAVSGTIAKEYGWRAAFFVAGIPGILCAVAVLFIHEPKRGASETHDIGSMVRQGSPYLNVLRSPTMRWIIISGAVHNFNMYAIGSFITPFLMRYHGLDIQQANFVSMIVYGLMGAPGLLIGGFIGDAVMKKRTNGRMLVGTVAIALSIPTVYLALSVPQGSTTIFLVLMGVACGLMYFYYSTVYSTIQDVTEPASRGTAMAVYFFAMYVLGASLGPYGTGLLSDYYTRLAASRSGVIDLTQAALEPFRAEGLHTAMYVIPALGVLLMLVLLAGSRTVTKEIEQMQAWMRESARSDRSS; this comes from the coding sequence ATGGAAACAACCGAAAAGACCGTCCTCCGAACAAACGCCGTGTGGTTCGCACTCGTCGTTTTGTTTGCGATCAACACGATCAACTTCTTTGACCGTCAGATACTTGGTGCGGTCGGCGAACCGATCCGTAAAGAGTTCGGGCTGAGCGACGCATCGCTTGGGCTTCTCGGGACGGCATTCACGCTGCTTTACGCCTTGGTCGGAATACCGCTTGGCCGATTGGCCGACAAGATCGGTCGCAAGAGCATTCTCTCGGCCGGTGTGTTTGCGTGGAGCCTGATGACCGCAGCTTCGGGGCTCGCACAAAATTTCTGGCACATATTCGCCCTTCGTCTCGGCGTTGGCGTCGGCGAGGCCTCGTGTGCACCGGCAGCAACGTCGTTGATCGGCGACCTTTTTCCGCCGAGTTGGCGTGCCAAGGCGTTGTCGATCTTCATGCTTGGGCTTCCGGTCGGTGTAGCTCTCAGCTTCGCGGTAAGCGGCACGATCGCAAAGGAATATGGCTGGCGAGCCGCTTTTTTTGTCGCCGGAATTCCGGGCATTCTCTGTGCCGTCGCGGTCCTTTTCATTCACGAGCCGAAACGCGGTGCTTCCGAGACTCACGATATCGGTTCAATGGTGCGTCAGGGTTCGCCCTATCTCAACGTCCTTCGGTCGCCGACTATGCGTTGGATAATCATTTCCGGTGCGGTCCACAATTTCAACATGTACGCCATCGGCTCGTTCATTACGCCGTTCCTCATGCGTTATCACGGCCTCGATATACAGCAGGCCAACTTCGTATCGATGATCGTTTACGGACTTATGGGAGCACCGGGATTGCTTATCGGCGGCTTCATCGGCGATGCCGTCATGAAAAAACGAACGAACGGACGAATGCTCGTCGGAACGGTCGCAATAGCATTGTCGATCCCGACGGTCTATCTCGCTCTCAGCGTTCCGCAGGGAAGCACAACGATCTTTCTCGTTTTGATGGGAGTAGCGTGCGGCCTGATGTACTTTTATTACTCAACGGTCTACTCGACCATTCAGGACGTTACCGAACCGGCTTCACGCGGTACAGCAATGGCTGTCTATTTCTTTGCGATGTACGTCCTCGGAGCATCGCTCGGCCCTTATGGGACCGGACTGCTCAGCGATTACTACACACGCCTTGCAGCATCTCGATCGGGCGTCATTGACCTCACCCAAGCTGCCCTCGAACCCTTCCGTGCCGAGGGGCTTCACACCGCGATGTATGTCATTCCGGCGCTCGGCGTACTGCTTATGCTTGTGCTGCTGGCGGGCTCGCGAACGGTGACAAAAGAGATCGAGCAGATGCAGGCATGGATGCGTGAATCGGCGAGATCCGACAGATCATCGTAA
- a CDS encoding four helix bundle protein, which yields MQDFKKLLVWQKAHELALHTYRITADFPKEELFGLRNTLRKTSIYIPGLIAEGSARENNFEFSKAIANSIALANRMEYYVLVARDLERLGEQVQSEYADRIIEVRKMLSGFNQRLAP from the coding sequence ATGCAAGATTTCAAGAAGCTCTTGGTTTGGCAGAAGGCACACGAATTAGCTCTGCACACTTACAGAATTACGGCAGACTTTCCGAAAGAAGAACTCTTCGGATTGAGAAACACTCTTAGGAAGACCAGTATCTATATTCCGGGACTCATCGCCGAAGGTTCCGCAAGAGAGAATAATTTCGAATTCTCAAAGGCAATCGCCAACTCCATTGCTTTGGCGAACCGGATGGAGTATTACGTACTCGTCGCACGCGATCTCGAACGTCTCGGCGAACAGGTTCAAAGCGAGTACGCAGATCGAATAATCGAAGTTCGAAAGATGCTGAGCGGATTCAATCAGCGGCTTGCACCGTAG